One Erythrobacter aureus DNA segment encodes these proteins:
- a CDS encoding GGDEF domain-containing protein, producing MAAVDFEKGDKTMAFLKSHRLPPSPQNYTLAYIALFDSGSPIGRAIQEIVDEGYRIKQEEVDTIFDRHGGAAIYGLTDKAQGQRAAHLRHQTIKLGELASSAADATGAFARELTQEADHMASDSANTLSIVGRMIEQSQQAQGRLTEAMREVKELREELEAARNDAHRDELTGLANRRAIEVHLAELAEAGEPRVIALCDIDKFKSVNDRYGHSVGDRVLKLVAKTLEDICRPHFIGRWGGEEFIVVMQSDNVEAGVNLLDLARHELARKEFKLRETDEPMGLISFSGGVALAAGGADANAATLKQADQALYRAKSEGRNRILPA from the coding sequence ATGGCTGCAGTTGATTTCGAAAAAGGCGACAAGACCATGGCTTTCCTGAAAAGCCATCGCCTGCCGCCGAGCCCGCAGAATTATACGCTCGCCTATATCGCCCTGTTCGACAGCGGCTCGCCGATCGGGCGTGCCATCCAGGAAATCGTCGACGAAGGCTATCGCATCAAGCAGGAGGAAGTGGACACGATCTTCGACCGCCACGGCGGCGCGGCGATCTATGGCCTGACGGACAAGGCGCAGGGCCAGCGCGCCGCGCACCTGCGTCACCAGACGATCAAGCTGGGCGAGCTGGCATCTTCCGCCGCAGATGCCACGGGCGCCTTTGCCCGCGAACTGACCCAAGAGGCCGATCACATGGCCAGCGACAGCGCCAATACGCTGTCGATTGTCGGGCGCATGATCGAACAATCGCAGCAGGCGCAAGGTCGCCTGACCGAGGCCATGCGGGAGGTGAAGGAGCTGCGCGAAGAGCTCGAGGCGGCGCGCAACGATGCCCATCGCGACGAACTGACGGGACTCGCCAACCGCCGCGCGATCGAAGTCCATCTTGCCGAACTGGCCGAAGCGGGCGAGCCGCGCGTTATCGCACTATGCGATATCGACAAGTTCAAGTCGGTCAACGACCGCTACGGTCACAGCGTGGGCGACCGCGTGCTCAAGCTTGTGGCGAAGACACTGGAAGACATCTGCCGCCCCCATTTCATCGGACGCTGGGGCGGCGAGGAGTTCATTGTCGTCATGCAGTCGGACAATGTCGAAGCAGGCGTCAACCTGCTCGACCTTGCCCGACACGAGCTTGCCAGAAAGGAATTCAAGCTGCGCGAGACGGATGAACCGATGGGCCTTATCTCCTTTTCAGGAGGCGTGGCGCTGGCAGCCGGCGGCGCGGATGCAAATGCCGCGACGCTGAAACAGGCTGACCAGGCGCTCTACCGCGCCAAATCCGAAGGTCGCAATCGCATCCTCCCGGCCTGA
- a CDS encoding SDR family NAD(P)-dependent oxidoreductase produces the protein MTLEDLFSLKGRVALVTGGSRGIGKMIVEGFLAAGIERVYISARKIDEIEETCAELGERVIGIQGDLSTLEGIDALVEELSSRESKLDILVNNAGAAWGVDYLEFPEAGWDKVMDLNVKTPFFLTQKLHTLLTAAASAERPGKVINITSVDGQRINPWETYSYQASKAALIHLTRRMAARLVNDHIYVTSLAPGAFPSNMNRAARDFEEQSAAGIPSKRVGDKLDMGGTAVYLASRAGDYTIGETVTIDGGIVNALLPNHFAQAG, from the coding sequence ATGACACTTGAAGACCTGTTCAGCCTCAAGGGCCGTGTTGCCCTCGTCACCGGCGGCAGCCGTGGCATCGGCAAAATGATCGTCGAAGGCTTCCTCGCCGCCGGGATCGAGCGTGTCTATATCAGCGCGCGCAAGATCGACGAGATAGAGGAAACCTGCGCCGAACTGGGCGAGCGTGTGATCGGCATCCAGGGCGATCTGTCGACCCTGGAAGGGATCGACGCGCTGGTGGAAGAGCTTTCCAGCCGCGAAAGCAAGCTTGACATCCTGGTCAACAATGCAGGCGCCGCCTGGGGCGTGGACTATCTCGAATTTCCCGAAGCCGGCTGGGACAAGGTCATGGACCTCAACGTCAAGACGCCGTTCTTCCTCACGCAGAAGCTACACACGCTGTTGACCGCGGCTGCCAGCGCGGAACGACCGGGCAAGGTGATCAACATCACCTCGGTCGACGGCCAGCGCATCAACCCGTGGGAGACCTACAGCTATCAGGCTTCGAAAGCGGCGCTGATCCACCTCACGCGCCGGATGGCCGCGCGGCTGGTCAACGACCATATCTATGTCACCAGCCTTGCGCCGGGGGCCTTCCCCTCGAACATGAATCGCGCCGCACGCGATTTCGAAGAGCAGTCCGCCGCGGGCATTCCGAGCAAGCGCGTGGGCGACAAGCTCGATATGGGTGGAACCGCGGTCTATCTTGCCAGCCGGGCTGGCGATTACACCATCGGGGAAACCGTCACCATCGATGGCGGCATCGTCAACGCTTTGCTCCCGAACCACTTCGCCCAGGCCGGATGA
- a CDS encoding acyl-CoA dehydrogenase family protein translates to MPLYYDDDQTMLADTAGQFMAEEGSIKNQLRHWRDRQCKDGFGHALWQQFAEMGFTGMLVDEDDGGLGMGQVEANIVLEEIGRNLTPSPFLSSSVLAATALKHGSNDVKGRWLPDLISGEKVYGVAIDEGRKHRPETIACKAQKSGNGFKLSGKKDFVVYGASAEMIVVAARTSGSDSDVDGVTLFAVPQDAAGMSHDSVRLVDSSMASHVTFDGVELDGDAVIGEVDGGREVLDAMLVAGRVGAASEGVGVARGAMDMTVDYLKQRKQFGRVIGEFQALQHRAAHLYSEVEIARAVTIKAAQLLDGGSEKADLMASVAKAKVAKVAGLAVREGVQMHGGIGMTDEYDIGLYMKRDRALQEFLGDQYYHAGRVAEMSGY, encoded by the coding sequence ATGCCTCTGTATTACGACGACGACCAGACGATGCTGGCCGACACCGCAGGCCAGTTCATGGCCGAGGAAGGTTCGATCAAGAACCAGCTCCGCCACTGGCGCGACCGCCAGTGCAAGGACGGCTTCGGCCATGCCTTGTGGCAGCAGTTTGCCGAAATGGGCTTTACCGGCATGCTGGTGGATGAAGACGACGGTGGGCTCGGCATGGGCCAGGTCGAAGCGAACATCGTGCTGGAGGAAATCGGGCGCAATCTCACGCCTTCGCCCTTCCTCTCCTCCTCCGTGCTGGCGGCAACCGCGCTCAAGCACGGCAGCAACGACGTGAAGGGCCGCTGGCTGCCCGATCTCATCTCGGGCGAGAAGGTTTATGGCGTGGCCATCGACGAAGGGCGCAAGCACCGCCCCGAGACGATCGCCTGCAAGGCCCAAAAATCGGGCAATGGCTTCAAGCTTTCGGGCAAGAAGGACTTCGTGGTCTATGGGGCCAGCGCCGAGATGATCGTGGTGGCCGCGCGGACTTCGGGCAGCGATAGCGACGTGGATGGCGTGACGCTGTTCGCCGTCCCGCAGGATGCCGCCGGCATGAGCCATGACAGCGTGCGCCTGGTCGACAGCTCGATGGCCAGCCATGTCACATTCGATGGTGTCGAGCTCGATGGCGATGCCGTGATCGGCGAGGTCGATGGCGGACGCGAGGTGCTCGATGCCATGCTGGTGGCGGGCCGCGTCGGCGCCGCTTCGGAAGGGGTGGGCGTGGCTCGCGGCGCGATGGACATGACCGTCGACTATCTCAAGCAGCGCAAGCAATTCGGCCGGGTGATCGGCGAATTCCAGGCATTGCAGCACCGCGCGGCCCATCTGTATTCCGAGGTCGAAATCGCGCGTGCGGTCACCATCAAGGCAGCTCAGTTGCTCGATGGCGGCAGCGAAAAGGCCGACCTCATGGCTTCGGTCGCCAAGGCCAAGGTCGCCAAAGTGGCGGGGCTCGCCGTGCGCGAAGGCGTGCAGATGCACGGCGGGATCGGCATGACCGACGAATACGATATCGGCCTCTATATGAAGCGCGACCGTGCACTGCAGGAATTCCTGGGCGACCAGTATTATCATGCCGGCCGCGTTGCCGAGATGAGCGGCTATTGA
- a CDS encoding acyl-CoA dehydrogenase family protein yields MSNSDLEAFRAETRAWLEANCPPEMRQPVRDEEDVYWGGRNATFKSEAQKAWFEAARDKGYTVPAWPKEYGGAGLSPAQAKVLREEMAAIGARPPLSSFGIWMLGPALLHFGTEGQKQRFLNEIARGEIRWCQGYSEPGSGSDLVSLQTFGEDKGDHWVVNGQKIWTSYADKADWIFCLVRTDKEDKYRGITFMLYDMASEGVSTKPILLISGNSPFCETFFDDVSVPKSYGEDVPAYVGEINRGWDVAKYLLGHEREMISGADGGNTGTIGAALTRANGEVDPVLRAELAQFDVDALAYGAMGEKFLDEIKVGKAHPAQPNMMKYAGTELNKRRHELMMAAGGSHALEWESEETSGGKPSRNWLRTKANSIEGGTSEVMLNVISKRILDLPGA; encoded by the coding sequence ATGTCCAACAGCGACCTGGAAGCCTTCCGCGCGGAAACGCGCGCCTGGCTCGAAGCCAATTGCCCGCCCGAGATGCGCCAGCCGGTGCGCGACGAGGAAGACGTCTATTGGGGCGGCCGCAATGCAACCTTCAAGAGCGAGGCGCAGAAGGCCTGGTTCGAAGCCGCGCGCGACAAAGGCTACACTGTCCCCGCATGGCCCAAGGAATATGGCGGCGCCGGTCTCTCGCCCGCGCAGGCCAAGGTGCTACGCGAGGAAATGGCCGCCATCGGCGCGCGCCCGCCGCTTTCCAGCTTCGGTATCTGGATGCTCGGCCCGGCGCTGCTGCATTTCGGCACCGAAGGTCAGAAACAGCGCTTTCTCAACGAAATCGCGCGCGGTGAAATCCGCTGGTGCCAAGGCTATTCGGAACCGGGTTCGGGGTCGGATCTCGTATCCTTGCAAACCTTCGGAGAGGACAAGGGCGATCACTGGGTGGTCAACGGCCAGAAGATCTGGACCTCCTATGCCGACAAGGCCGACTGGATCTTCTGTCTCGTCCGCACGGATAAGGAGGACAAGTATCGCGGCATCACCTTCATGCTTTACGACATGGCGAGCGAAGGTGTGTCGACCAAGCCGATCCTGCTGATCAGCGGCAACAGCCCGTTCTGCGAAACCTTCTTCGACGATGTCAGCGTGCCCAAGAGCTATGGCGAGGATGTTCCCGCCTATGTCGGCGAAATCAATCGCGGCTGGGATGTGGCGAAATACCTGCTCGGCCACGAGCGCGAGATGATCTCGGGCGCCGATGGCGGCAATACCGGCACGATCGGCGCAGCGCTGACCCGCGCCAATGGCGAGGTCGATCCGGTGCTGCGCGCCGAGCTCGCGCAGTTCGATGTCGACGCGCTGGCCTATGGCGCGATGGGCGAGAAGTTCCTCGACGAGATCAAGGTCGGCAAGGCGCACCCCGCCCAGCCGAACATGATGAAATATGCCGGGACCGAGCTGAACAAGCGCCGCCACGAGCTGATGATGGCGGCGGGCGGCAGCCACGCCCTCGAATGGGAGAGCGAGGAGACGAGCGGCGGCAAGCCCTCGCGTAACTGGCTGCGCACCAAGGCGAACAGCATCGAAGGGGGGACCTCCGAAGTCATGCTGAACGTCATTTCCAAACGTATCCTCGACCTGCCGGGAGCCTGA
- a CDS encoding SDR family NAD(P)-dependent oxidoreductase has protein sequence MRFSGKTVIVTGAASGIGADATALFASEGAVVYASDVDVAGGEKLAAETEGEVRFVRCDVCDPAQIKALMDRAAQETGGIDTVFNNAGAGGARADISEIEPDEWDRTMDLLLRSVAFGIRYAVPHMKDRPSTKTGGASFVNVSSVAAVGPGYSPTTYAVAKAGVLHLTKCAAADLAQHGIRVNAVQPGFINTNIFTASLEIPEELKTQAKAMIAQMSSNAQPVARGGKPRDIAEAAAYLASEAAGFVTGTSLIVDGGITIGPRHSWDPEEGGAFEALMALEEQVKKAQQSA, from the coding sequence ATGCGATTCTCAGGCAAGACGGTGATCGTCACTGGCGCGGCATCGGGTATCGGGGCCGACGCGACCGCGCTGTTCGCCAGCGAAGGCGCGGTGGTTTACGCCAGCGACGTCGATGTCGCTGGAGGCGAGAAACTGGCTGCGGAAACCGAAGGCGAGGTGCGTTTCGTGCGCTGCGACGTCTGCGACCCCGCCCAGATCAAGGCGCTGATGGACCGCGCGGCCCAGGAAACCGGCGGTATCGACACGGTGTTCAACAATGCCGGGGCCGGCGGTGCGCGGGCCGACATATCGGAAATCGAACCCGATGAATGGGACCGCACGATGGACCTGCTGCTGCGCTCGGTCGCCTTCGGCATACGCTATGCCGTCCCGCACATGAAAGACCGGCCCAGCACCAAGACCGGCGGGGCGAGCTTCGTCAATGTATCGAGCGTGGCCGCCGTCGGACCGGGCTATTCGCCGACCACTTACGCGGTCGCCAAGGCGGGGGTGCTGCATCTGACCAAATGCGCCGCGGCCGACCTGGCCCAGCACGGGATCCGCGTGAATGCGGTGCAGCCCGGCTTCATCAACACCAACATCTTCACAGCCAGCCTCGAAATTCCCGAAGAGCTGAAAACCCAGGCGAAAGCGATGATCGCGCAGATGTCCTCCAATGCGCAGCCGGTGGCGCGCGGCGGCAAACCGCGAGATATTGCCGAGGCCGCCGCCTATCTCGCGAGCGAAGCGGCAGGCTTCGTCACCGGGACATCGCTGATCGTCGATGGGGGGATCACGATCGGGCCGCGCCATAGCTGGGACCCGGAAGAAGGCGGCGCTTTCGAAGCGCTGATGGCGCTCGAGGAGCAAGTGAAGAAGGCGCAGCAGTCCGCCTGA
- a CDS encoding MFS transporter, translated as MPFVTGPLPQRLKLIHGFGAVAFGVKDSGFSFFLLIFYNQALGMDAGTVSLALALALLIDAFVDPLLGNLSDRTWSRWGRRLPWLYAAPIPLAFAWVFLWHPPGGGTPSFWELLAIAVSVRVLLSACEVPSVSLLPEITADYDERTTLFRYRFLFGWCGGLLMMVLAYFVLMPSAEALLEPEGYLWFGMIGATLMVISVLGSALGQHKLVAGYPETRAPPFTWRGAFSEIIDAFSERAFLIFAAGALAAYISQGLTFSLTNYINVFVWRFDTVELQFYPIVLFLSVIVMFFIVGPMHRRFGKPRSAVIGAIGSLVVILIPFSLYLAGLWPETGTRRSAIQFYAFLLVANTLGVVVMISATSMIAEIVEAYQERTGRRAEGSFYSGNWFVQKCATGGGILIGGQVIALSGLAPNTSPAEVPLEVIHNIVWLYGAAIVLLGLVAAYWLGRFPIGREEHEARLKALDIAARGDIDGGTIVP; from the coding sequence ATGCCTTTCGTCACCGGCCCCCTGCCCCAGCGCCTCAAACTGATCCACGGTTTCGGCGCGGTTGCCTTCGGCGTGAAGGACTCCGGCTTTTCGTTTTTCCTGCTGATCTTCTACAATCAGGCCCTGGGCATGGATGCAGGCACGGTCAGTCTCGCGCTGGCGCTGGCTCTGTTGATCGACGCCTTTGTCGATCCGTTGCTGGGCAATCTGTCCGACCGCACCTGGTCGCGCTGGGGCAGGCGCCTGCCGTGGCTCTACGCGGCCCCCATCCCGCTGGCTTTCGCCTGGGTCTTCCTCTGGCATCCACCGGGCGGCGGCACACCAAGCTTCTGGGAATTGCTGGCCATCGCCGTATCGGTCCGCGTTCTGCTGTCCGCCTGCGAGGTCCCTTCCGTCAGCCTGTTGCCCGAAATCACCGCCGATTACGACGAGCGGACCACGCTGTTCCGATATCGATTCCTGTTCGGGTGGTGCGGCGGATTGCTGATGATGGTGCTCGCCTATTTCGTGCTGATGCCCAGCGCCGAAGCGCTGCTCGAGCCCGAAGGCTATCTGTGGTTCGGGATGATCGGCGCGACGCTGATGGTGATTTCGGTGCTCGGCTCGGCTCTGGGGCAGCACAAGCTCGTCGCCGGTTATCCCGAAACGCGCGCGCCGCCCTTCACCTGGCGCGGTGCCTTCAGCGAGATCATCGATGCCTTCAGCGAGCGCGCCTTCCTCATCTTCGCGGCCGGCGCGCTTGCGGCCTATATCAGCCAGGGCCTCACCTTTTCGCTGACCAATTACATCAATGTGTTTGTCTGGCGTTTCGATACGGTTGAGCTGCAGTTTTACCCGATCGTCCTGTTCCTGTCCGTTATCGTGATGTTTTTCATCGTAGGCCCCATGCACCGCCGGTTCGGCAAGCCGCGAAGCGCGGTGATCGGCGCGATCGGGTCGCTGGTTGTCATCCTCATTCCCTTCAGCCTCTATTTGGCAGGCCTGTGGCCGGAAACGGGTACGCGCCGCAGCGCGATCCAGTTCTATGCCTTTCTGCTGGTTGCGAATACGCTGGGCGTGGTGGTGATGATATCCGCCACCTCCATGATCGCAGAGATCGTCGAGGCGTATCAGGAACGTACAGGAAGGCGTGCCGAGGGCAGCTTCTATTCAGGCAACTGGTTCGTCCAGAAATGCGCGACCGGCGGGGGAATCCTGATAGGCGGGCAGGTGATCGCACTATCGGGACTCGCCCCCAATACCTCGCCGGCCGAGGTGCCGCTGGAGGTCATCCACAACATCGTCTGGCTCTACGGTGCAGCGATCGTCTTGCTCGGCCTTGTCGCAGCGTACTGGCTTGGACGCTTCCCGATCGGACGCGAGGAACACGAAGCGCGACTGAAGGCACTCGACATCGCTGCGCGCGGAGACATCGACGGAGGCACGATCGTGCCCTGA
- a CDS encoding acyl-CoA dehydrogenase family protein, translated as MDFEPTERQAYWRDRVKNFIEEHVRPAVPTYKAQDAEGDRWKVIQVVEDLKAKAKKEGIWNLFMPPRNDGHHHVEESFEFEGPGLTNLEYALCAEEMGRIGFASEVFNCSAPDTGNMEVFHRYGTRAQKDEWLAPLMNGEIRSAFLMTEPFTASSDATNIETRIERDGDEYVINGRKWWSSGVGDPRCKVAIVMGKTDFSAGRHAQQSMILMPMAAPGVTILRHLPVFGYDDAPHGHMEVELKDVRVPVDNMLLGEGRGFEIAQGRLGPGRIHHCMRTIGVAEEALHKMCKRLQEREAFGKPIYKHSVWEERVARARIDIDMTRLLCLKAADMMDKVGNKAAKQEIAMIKVQAPNMALRIIDDAIQAHGGGGVSDDYGLANAYAHQRTLRLADGPDEVHARSIARMEFTKHLPEKGPTANALREGAAPTSGDDHLSSGDMGVAR; from the coding sequence ATGGATTTCGAACCGACAGAACGGCAAGCATACTGGCGCGACCGGGTGAAGAACTTCATCGAAGAGCATGTCCGCCCCGCCGTCCCGACCTACAAGGCGCAGGATGCCGAAGGAGATCGCTGGAAGGTCATCCAGGTGGTCGAGGACCTCAAGGCCAAGGCCAAGAAGGAAGGCATCTGGAACCTGTTCATGCCGCCGCGCAATGACGGGCATCACCATGTCGAAGAGAGTTTCGAATTCGAAGGCCCGGGCCTGACCAATCTCGAATATGCGCTGTGCGCCGAGGAAATGGGGCGCATCGGCTTCGCTTCGGAAGTGTTCAATTGCTCCGCGCCGGACACCGGCAATATGGAAGTGTTCCACCGCTATGGCACACGCGCGCAGAAGGACGAATGGCTCGCCCCGCTGATGAATGGCGAGATCCGTTCCGCCTTCCTCATGACCGAACCTTTCACCGCCTCCTCGGACGCGACCAATATCGAGACGCGGATCGAACGCGACGGTGACGAATACGTCATCAACGGCCGCAAATGGTGGTCCTCGGGCGTGGGCGATCCGCGCTGCAAGGTCGCCATCGTCATGGGCAAGACCGATTTCTCGGCAGGGCGCCATGCGCAGCAATCCATGATCCTGATGCCGATGGCCGCGCCCGGTGTGACCATCCTGCGCCACCTGCCCGTATTCGGCTATGACGATGCGCCGCACGGCCATATGGAAGTCGAACTCAAGGACGTGCGCGTCCCGGTGGACAATATGCTGCTGGGCGAAGGCCGCGGCTTCGAGATCGCGCAGGGCCGCCTCGGCCCGGGCCGCATCCATCACTGCATGCGCACGATCGGCGTCGCCGAGGAAGCGCTGCACAAGATGTGCAAGCGACTGCAGGAGCGCGAAGCCTTCGGCAAGCCGATCTACAAGCACTCGGTCTGGGAAGAACGCGTCGCCCGCGCCCGCATCGATATCGACATGACTCGCCTGCTGTGCCTGAAAGCCGCCGACATGATGGACAAGGTCGGCAACAAGGCGGCCAAGCAGGAAATCGCCATGATCAAGGTTCAGGCGCCCAACATGGCGTTGCGGATCATCGACGATGCCATCCAGGCGCATGGCGGCGGCGGCGTGTCCGACGATTACGGCCTCGCCAACGCCTATGCGCACCAGCGCACGCTGCGGCTGGCCGATGGTCCGGACGAGGTCCACGCCCGCTCGATCGCACGCATGGAATTCACCAAGCACCTGCCCGAGAAGGGGCCGACCGCCAATGCCCTGCGCGAGGGCGCGGCACCGACTTCGGGTGACGATCATCTCAGCTCGGGCGATATGGGAGTGGCGCGCTAA
- a CDS encoding Zn-dependent alcohol dehydrogenase, with amino-acid sequence MAKAAILESVGELTIGEVELADPAPHEVLIDTKACGLCHSDLHFIEGAYPHPLPAIPGHEAAGVVRAVGSEVKTVKPGDHVVSCLSAFCGHCEFCVTGRMALCMGADTRRAQDAAPRIMRADGSGPVGQMLNLSAFAEQMLIHEHACVAIDKDMPLDRAAVIGCAVTTGAGAIFNACSVVPGEAVAVVGCGGVGLATINAAKIVGAGKVIAIDPLPEKRQLAEVLGATHTVDAMADDAVEQVMTISGGGVHHAIEAVGRQASADLAVKLLRRGGTATILGMMPLDCKVGLGAMDLLSGKKLQGAIMGMNHFPVDLPRLVDFYMRGLLDLDTIIAERIPLEKINEGFEKMKGGHSARSVVVFD; translated from the coding sequence ATGGCCAAGGCAGCAATCCTGGAATCGGTCGGCGAGCTCACCATCGGCGAGGTCGAACTTGCCGACCCCGCCCCGCACGAGGTCCTCATCGACACCAAGGCCTGCGGGCTGTGCCATTCGGACCTGCACTTCATCGAAGGGGCCTATCCGCATCCGCTTCCGGCCATTCCCGGCCACGAAGCGGCGGGCGTGGTCCGCGCGGTCGGCAGCGAGGTGAAGACGGTGAAGCCGGGCGACCACGTGGTCTCCTGCCTTTCCGCCTTTTGCGGTCACTGCGAATTCTGCGTCACGGGGCGCATGGCATTGTGCATGGGGGCGGACACTCGCCGTGCGCAGGATGCCGCGCCGCGCATCATGCGCGCCGACGGCAGCGGACCGGTGGGGCAGATGCTCAACCTGTCGGCCTTTGCCGAACAGATGCTGATCCACGAACATGCCTGCGTCGCCATCGACAAGGACATGCCGCTGGACCGCGCCGCAGTCATCGGCTGCGCGGTGACGACCGGTGCGGGTGCCATCTTCAACGCCTGTTCGGTTGTGCCGGGCGAAGCCGTGGCCGTGGTCGGTTGCGGCGGTGTCGGCCTGGCCACGATCAACGCCGCCAAGATCGTCGGGGCGGGCAAGGTCATCGCGATCGACCCCCTGCCCGAGAAACGTCAGCTCGCCGAAGTGCTCGGCGCGACCCACACGGTCGACGCCATGGCCGATGACGCGGTGGAGCAGGTAATGACGATTTCCGGCGGCGGCGTGCACCACGCGATCGAGGCGGTCGGACGGCAGGCCAGCGCGGATCTGGCGGTGAAGCTGCTGCGTCGCGGCGGTACGGCCACGATCCTCGGCATGATGCCGCTCGACTGCAAGGTCGGCCTCGGCGCGATGGATCTGCTGTCGGGCAAGAAACTTCAGGGCGCCATTATGGGGATGAACCATTTCCCGGTGGACCTTCCGCGCCTGGTCGACTTCTATATGCGCGGCCTGCTCGACCTCGACACGATCATCGCCGAGCGTATTCCGCTTGAGAAGATCAACGAAGGCTTCGAGAAGATGAAGGGCGGCCATTCGGCGCGCAGCGTGGTGGTGTTCGACTGA
- a CDS encoding phosphotransferase family protein: MSEKAIDFDKEMVGTVAVTERDAMDLDALTAWFAANVEGFEGSISYSKFKGGQSNPTYRIDTPGRSYVLRRQPFGKLLPSAHAVDREYKAMHALGPTGFPVPKTYGLCEDPEVIGAKFFVMGLADGRSLWNGALPDYAPEERREIYNAMIDTMAELHLRKPDQIGLGDYGKPTDYCARQISRWSKQYKLSETEHMPKMERLIEWLPQTIPPQHESSVVHGDYRLDNMIFEKDANRVLAVLDWELSTLGDPIADFSYLMLNWHNPHDGRAGLLGLDLEALGIPSQQEAVDRYVAKTGYPVPPMDWYFAYNLFRLAGIMQGIKKRVIDGTASSAHAKSMSERVAPLIDRAYEFAQAAGMD, translated from the coding sequence ATGAGCGAGAAGGCGATCGATTTCGACAAGGAGATGGTCGGCACCGTCGCGGTGACCGAACGCGACGCGATGGACCTCGACGCGCTGACCGCGTGGTTCGCGGCCAATGTCGAGGGGTTCGAAGGGTCGATCTCCTATTCGAAGTTCAAGGGCGGGCAGTCGAACCCGACCTATCGCATCGACACGCCGGGGCGGTCCTACGTGCTCAGGCGCCAGCCCTTCGGCAAGCTGCTGCCGAGCGCGCATGCCGTTGACCGGGAATACAAGGCCATGCACGCGCTGGGGCCGACCGGCTTTCCCGTGCCCAAGACCTATGGCCTGTGCGAAGACCCGGAGGTGATCGGAGCCAAATTCTTCGTCATGGGTCTCGCCGACGGGCGCAGCTTGTGGAACGGCGCGCTGCCCGATTATGCGCCCGAAGAGCGGCGCGAAATCTATAACGCCATGATCGACACCATGGCCGAACTGCACCTGCGCAAGCCCGACCAGATCGGCCTCGGCGATTACGGCAAGCCGACCGACTATTGCGCGCGCCAGATCAGCCGCTGGTCGAAACAGTACAAGCTCTCCGAAACCGAGCATATGCCGAAGATGGAGCGGCTGATCGAATGGCTGCCGCAGACCATCCCGCCGCAGCACGAAAGCAGCGTCGTGCATGGCGACTACCGGCTCGACAACATGATCTTCGAGAAGGACGCCAACCGCGTCCTGGCCGTGCTCGACTGGGAGCTGTCGACACTGGGCGATCCGATCGCCGATTTCAGCTATCTCATGCTCAACTGGCACAACCCGCATGACGGGCGCGCCGGGCTGCTGGGGCTGGATCTCGAGGCACTGGGAATTCCGTCGCAGCAAGAGGCGGTTGATCGCTACGTCGCGAAAACCGGATATCCGGTCCCGCCGATGGATTGGTATTTCGCCTACAATCTCTTCCGCCTGGCCGGGATCATGCAGGGGATCAAGAAGCGCGTGATCGACGGCACCGCGTCTTCCGCGCATGCGAAATCCATGTCCGAACGCGTCGCGCCGCTGATCGACCG